In Cyanobium sp. AMD-g, the DNA window AAGTGGCGTGAGGCTGTAGGCAGCAAGCTTCTGCGGATCGAGCCAGATCCGCAGGGCGAACTTGCGTTCACCGATGATCACCGTATTGCCGATTCCCGGAATTCTCCTGACTTCATCGACCAGGGTGCGATCGACGAAATTGCTCATGAACAGGGGGTCGTAGAGCGGCTTGCCCAGGGCGTCGGTGTCGGAATAGAAGCCGAAGGCCAGCAGCAGGCTGGGGGACGCGGCCTCCACCGTGACACCCGTCTGCTTGACGACCTCGGGTAGACCCGGCGTGGCCTGGTTGACTCTGTTCTGAACATTCACCTGGGCGGTGTTGCGTTCCACGGCCACCGGAAACGCCACGGTGATGTTGGCGATGCCATCGGAGGAGGTGTTCGAGTACATGTATTTCATGTCTTCGACCCCGTTGATTTCCTTCTCCAGCACGTTCGTCACCGTATCGACGGTGGTGCGGGCGTCGGCACCGATGTTGGTGGCCGTCACATTGATCTGCGTCGGTGCCAGCTGGGGCAGTTTCTCCAGGGGCAGCAGCGGGATGGCGATGCCGCCCATGATCAGGATCACCAGCGAGCAGACGGTGGTGAGGACCGGGCCACGGATGAAGCGATCGGACAGGCTCATGGCATCGCACCCGTGACGTGCTCCGAAAACGCCGTGATCGCCGTGGGCAGGGTGGGGAAGAAGCGCTCGGGCCCGATCCGCTCGACCACACCGGCTTTGGCCAATTGCGCGTAAAGGTCCTGCTTCACCCGGGCCATGGCGAAGACGATCCCCTGGCCGGCAATCTGCTCCTGCAGCTCCAGCAGCATGTCGGCGGCTGTGATGTCGATCTCCACGATCGCCTCGGCGTTGAGCACGAACCACTGGACGGGGCTCTGCTCGGAGGCGATGGCCGCCAGTGCTCGGCGACGAAAATCCTCGGCATTGGCGAAGCAGAGGGGCGCGTCATAGCGGTAGAGCACCAGCCCGGGGACTGTTGTGGCCCCCTCCCAGTCGGCCACGTCGTGCAGGCCGGCCAGGTGGGGGACGTCGCCCAGGACGGCGTCATGGGGGCGCACCAGGCGGGCGAACAGATCGATCACCGACAGTGCCACAGCCAGCCCCACGCCCACCAGGATGTCGGTCAGCAGCACGCCCGCGAAGGTGATCAGCGCCAGACGGAACTCGCTCAGCTTGAAGCGCCGCATCCGCCGGAACTCCGGGATGTCGATCAGGCGCAGAGCGGCGTAGATCACAATTGCGCCCAGGGCTGTCTTCGGGAACAGGGCCAGGACCGGACGCAGGAACAGCAGCACCACCAGCACCACCAGAAAGGCCACCAGCGAGAACAGCTGGGAGCGGCTGCCGAGCGAATCGCCGATGGCCGTGCGACTGCCGCTGCTGCTCACCGGAAAGCCCTGCATCAGGCCGTTGCCCAGATTCACCGCCCCCAGGGCCAGCAGCTCCTGGTTGGCGTCGATCCTGTAGCCGCCCCGGGCCGCGAAGGCCCGGGCGGTCAGCACGTTGTCGGAGTACCCCACGAGCGCGATGCCGACAGCCGCGGACAGCAGGTAATTCCATTGGCTCGGCGCGATGCCGTGGGGCAAGGTGAAGCTGGGCAGCCCCGCGGGGATCGTGCCGATCACGGCGACACCGCGTTGATCCAGGTGGAACACCGACACCACGGCGACGGCCAGCAGCACCGCCAGCAGCGGACCGGGGGCCGTGGGGAAGCGGCGCTGGACCAGCAGCAGGAACACCAGCACCCCGAACGCCAGCAAAAGGGTGGGCAGGTGAATCTCACCGGCGCGAGCGAGCAGCTCCCGCAGCTGGCCCAGCAGGGATTCGGCCTTCAGATCCAGGCCGCTGACCTTGCCGATCTGGCCGGTGATCATGATCACCGCCACCCCGGCCATGTAGCCCACCAGGATCGGCTTGGAGAGCAGATCGGCCAGGAACCCCAGCCGGCTCCAGGCGCCGAGCAGGCAAGCCAGCCCCACGAACAGGGCCAGCAGGCTGGCGAGGCTGGCGTAAGCCCCGGCATCTCCCGCCGCGATCGGCGCGATGGCCGCCGCCGTCATCACGGCGGTGGTGGATTCCGGACCCACGGAGAGCTGCGGTGAGGAGCCGAGCAGGGCATAGAGAAGGATCGGCGGCAGGATGGCCCACAGCCCAGCCACGGGAGCCACACCAGCCAATTCGGCGTAGGCCATGCATTGGGGGATCAGGTAGGCCGCCACGGTGAACCCTGCGAGCACATCGCCCCGCAACCAGGATGGTTGGTCGTTGCGAAGTCGCCGCAGGCCAGGCGTGAGTGTGACGGACATCCCATTTCCCTGGCGCACCGTCGTCTCCCGTGCATTCGCTGACCAGTGCAGCTCCACTCGGTGCCCGCTGCTCAGCCTCTTCCCTTCACAATGGCATCCGTGGGGAGGCTGTCGACAGGCTCAGCGAGGACTCACTGTTTTCCGTTGCATCCAAAGACATTCGCGCGTCCCAGCGATCCATGACCAGCAGAGCTTGAACATCAGCCTCTGGACTGACAGGCAGGGGCTGGTCGTGGTTGTTTCAGCTGAGCATGGCGTTCATCAACCGTGATAGAGAGATGCATGAATTTCGCACGTTAGATCGCTAGCCACCGGCTGCTTCGCCGAGCGCAAGGAGCGGAATCTGGAGCTCTGCGATGCTCCATTGGACAGTCATGTTGATCCTTTCAGGGCCTTGGTATCTCTCTCGAAGTACGCCTCCACAAGATCCTGATTCAGAACAAGAGACAGGGCTGGATCGCGATCTTCCCCCAGCAGCTCCACCTGTCGCTTGTTTGCATCTTCATGGTGAATAAGGCGGTGGGTGGAGCCTTGGCCAGGAGGATGTTGAACGAGCCTACGGCGCAGCTGAGCGAAGCAGCATCGCCCACGCCTCCACCTCAGGCCCCAAGGAACAAGGAGCCGTCATTGGCCGTCCGGGGGTGCGGCTGAGAACAAGTCGCTACCATCTCCTTGATGTGTATGCCGAATGGATGTGAGGCGGAGTTGATTCTACTTGTTTCCATCATTAGGCTGGAAATTCGCCGTCAGAGCGTTACGGGGATCGTGTGGCAGGGCCATGCCCAGCGCTTGTTGCGTTCCTTCTGGTCCGGTAGGGCGATGCGTTGGTCAATGCAGCATCAGAGGCAGGAGAGCACATTCGTTTGTGGCCTGATGATCACATGATTCTTGTGTATCAGCCGGCTTGCACAGGTCTGGGAACGGACGTTTGTCTTGAGCAAGGGAAAGGCTCCAGAGCTGGCCAGATGGCATCCTGTCCAGGTGCTGCATCCCCTTGGAAAGCTGTGTAACTCTTTGCCCCAATCCAGTCAGGTAAGCCCGTTTGAGACATGCAGTCGGTAGTCTGCTGACATCAGTTGAATGGAGTCCTGATTTTGGTTTTGTTTTCTGGCCGCCGACCCCTGGTTCAATGCTGGCATTCCAGGTTCAG includes these proteins:
- the sulP gene encoding sulfate permease is translated as MSVTLTPGLRRLRNDQPSWLRGDVLAGFTVAAYLIPQCMAYAELAGVAPVAGLWAILPPILLYALLGSSPQLSVGPESTTAVMTAAAIAPIAAGDAGAYASLASLLALFVGLACLLGAWSRLGFLADLLSKPILVGYMAGVAVIMITGQIGKVSGLDLKAESLLGQLRELLARAGEIHLPTLLLAFGVLVFLLLVQRRFPTAPGPLLAVLLAVAVVSVFHLDQRGVAVIGTIPAGLPSFTLPHGIAPSQWNYLLSAAVGIALVGYSDNVLTARAFAARGGYRIDANQELLALGAVNLGNGLMQGFPVSSSGSRTAIGDSLGSRSQLFSLVAFLVVLVVLLFLRPVLALFPKTALGAIVIYAALRLIDIPEFRRMRRFKLSEFRLALITFAGVLLTDILVGVGLAVALSVIDLFARLVRPHDAVLGDVPHLAGLHDVADWEGATTVPGLVLYRYDAPLCFANAEDFRRRALAAIASEQSPVQWFVLNAEAIVEIDITAADMLLELQEQIAGQGIVFAMARVKQDLYAQLAKAGVVERIGPERFFPTLPTAITAFSEHVTGAMP